Part of the Streptomyces sp. NBC_01353 genome, GACGCCGTCCACAGCTCAGGGGTGTCGTCGGGCGGCTATATGGCCACCCAGCTCCATGTGGCGTACTCCGGTACGTTCAGCGGCTCGGCGGCCTTCGCCTCGGGGCCGTACAACTGCGCCCAGAACACTCTGAACCTCGCCCTCTACGCCTGCATGGACACCATGCAGAACCTTCAGCTCGCACAGTTGGAGCAGACCACCCGGAACTGGTCGGCCCAGGGACTCGTCGACCCGGTGGCGAACCTGGCGGGCGACCCGGTCTACGTCTTCAGCGGCTCGAACGACACGACGGTCAAGCGGCCGGTGGCGGACGCGCTGGCCGACTACTACGGACGGTTCGGCGCCCGCGTCCAGTACAACCGGAGCACCGCGGCCGGGCACGCCTGGATCAGCCCGCTCGGCCCCAACTCCTGTACGGTCACGCAGTCTCCATGGATCAACAACTGCGGAATCGACGCCGAGCGGGAGCTGCTCGGCCATCTTCTGGGTTCCGTGGCCGCGCCCAGCTCGGACCCCGGCGGGAGCCTGATCCAGTTCGACCAGAACGCCTACGCACCCGGTGGCGCGGCGGCGCCGCTGTCGCTGGACGACAAGGGCTTCGTCTATGTGCCGACGTCCTGCGCCGGGGGCGCGACGTGCTCCTTGATGGTGGCGCTGCACGGCTGCAAGCAGGGGTACGGATACCAGGGCTTCGGAACCCGGTTCATCGACAACGCGTACCTCAACGAGTACGCCGACACCAACGACATGATCGTGCTGTATCCGCAGGCCGTCCCGACGGCGACGCTGGAGAACCCCAACGGCTGCTGGAACTGGTGGGGTTACCTCGGTGACTCGTCGTACGCACGGCACGGCGGCAAGCAGATCGAGGCGATCATGGGGATGGTCCGTGCGCTGCGCGGCTCCACTCCCCCGCCCGTGACCGACCGGGTGACGCTGTCGAGCGTGGACGCGCAGGACGGCTATGTGAAGGCCGCGGCCGACGGATCGGGACCGGCGGTGGGCACCCTGGAGGACTCCTCCGGTCTGGCGCTGGGCCGTGGCACCGACGGCAAGGTGAACCGCACGCTGCTCTCCTTCGACACGTCGAAGATCCCTGCAGGCAAGGAGATCACCCGCGCCTATCTGACGGTGAACCGCAGCAGCGGCTCGGGCGATCCCTGGGCCTCCCCGGCGGGCAACAAGCTGCTCGTGGACGTCACCACGGGCTGCTTCGGCTCGTGCGCCGTCGAGCCCGCGGACTGGTCGGCCGCGGCCACGGCGGCGGGCGGGGCGCAGATCGCCTCGTTCTCCTCGGGCTCCGCCTCCTCCACGGATCTGTCGGCGCCGGCGCTCGCGGCCATCGACCGCTCCGGCACGACCCAGGTTCGGCTCCGTTTCGAATCGGCCCAGGCGGCGACGGCGTATCTCTTCGTCAATCAGTCCACTCCGGTGACGCTGACGGTCGAGTACCGCTGATCCCGACCCGCCGGACGGGCGCCCCGCGGGGCATCACCCGTCCGGCGGACAGCTCGGGGGCCACTTCGCGCGCCGCGAGAGCCGCCGGGCACCGCATGACCGCGCGGGCGGCGTCCGCCGCGGCCACGGTCGGTCACCGACACCGGCGGGTGGGAAGCGCCGGCTGCTGTTCCAGTGAAGGGAGCACTGCCTGGACGTCGACGCACCTGGACGGCACCTGATGACGATGTCTCCCCTCGGTTCCTTCGGTGGACCGGACCCGTTCAACGAGCTCCTCAACCGCTTCTTCGGGATGTCGCCGGCAGCCTCTCCCCCGGCCGTCCAGCGGGTGCCGATCGGCAGGCTGCTGACGGACTCCGCACGGCAGCTGCTCGACCGGGCCACCACCCGAGCCGCCGACGACGGCAGCGCCGACCTCGACACCGAGCACCTGCTGTGGGCCTGCACCCAGATCGACCCCGCCCGCAGCCTGCTCGCCCAGGCGGGCGCCGACCCCGACGAGTTGGGCAAGGCGATCGCGGAGGTCCTACCGGGAGAGAGCAGCGTTCCGTCCGCGGAGCCTGGGCTCACCCCGGCCGCAAAGCGGGTCCTGTTGCGGGCGTACGAACGCTCGCAGGCGTCGGGGGTCTCGTACATCGGCCCCGAGCACATCCTCGGCGCGCTCCTCGACGATCCGAACGGGGCGGCTGCGAAGGTGCTGAGCGGGTACGGGACGGATGTCGACGGTCTGCGGTCCACGGCCGACCGGACGGCGCGGCCTGAGGGCGCCCCGGCTGCCAAGCCGGAGAGCAGGACGCCCACGCTCGACGAGTACGGCCGGGATCTGACCGAGGAGGCGCGGGCGGGGAAGCTCGACCCGGTGGTGGGGCGGGCGGAGGAGATCGAGCAGACCGTCGAGATCCTCTCCCGCCGCTCGAAGAACAATCCGGTCCTCATCGGCGAGCCGGGCGTCGGCAAGACCGCGATCGTGGAGGGGCTCGCCCAGCGGATCGTGGCGGGCGAGGTGCCGAAGACCCTGGAGGGCAAGCGGGTCATCGCCCTGGACCTGTCCGGGCTCGTCGCCGGGGCGCAGTACCGCGGCCAGTTCGAGGAACGGCTGAAGAACGTCATCGACGAGGTGAAGGCGGACGCGGACTCGACGGTGCTCTTCATCGACGAGCTGCACACGGTGGTGGGCGCGGGCGCGACCGGCGAGGGCTCGATGGACGCCGGCAACATGCTCAAGCCGGCGCTGGCCCGCGGCGAGCTGCATGTGGTGGGCGCGACGACGATCGACGAGTACCGGCGGTACGTGGAGAAGGACGCGGCGCTGGAGCGACGCTTCCAGCCCGTGATGATCCCGGAGCCCTCGGTGGAGGAGACCATCCTGATCCTGGAGGGTCTGCGGGACTCCTACGAAGCCCACCACCAGGTCCGCTACAGCGACGCCGCGCTCGTGGCGGCCTCCGAGCTGTCCGACCGCTATGTCTCCGACCGGTTCCTGCCCGACAAGGCCATCGACCTGCTGGACCAGACGGGAGCCCGGGTGCGGCTGCGCTCGCTGGGCAAGTCGACCGAGGTGGTCGGCCGCGAGGACCGGCTGGCGAAACTGCGCCGTGAGAAGGACGAGGCCGTCGGCGCCGAGGACTTCGAGAAGGCGAACGAGCTCAAGCAGGAGATCGCCCGCCTGGAGGGCGAGCTGGCGGGGGTCGAGGAGCGGCGCGAGGGCGTGATGGAGGTGACCGCCGACGACATCGCGGAGGTGCTGTCCCGGCGTACCGGCATCCCCATGGCACAGATGACGCAGAGCGAGAAGGAGAAGCTCCTCAAGCTGGAGGACGCCCTGCACAGCCGGGTGGTGGGTCAGGACGAGGCGGTCACCGCCATCGCCCAGGCCGTGCGCCGCAACCGGGCGGGCATGGGCGACCCGAACCGTCCGGTGGGCTCGTTCCTCTTCCTCGGCCCGACCGGTGTCGGCAAGACCGAACTGGCCAAGGCGCTGGCTGAGTTGCTGTTCGGCGACGAGAGCCGCATGGTCCGCTTCGACATGAGCGAGTTCCAGGAGAAGCACACGGTCTCCCGGCTCGTCGGCGCCCCGCCCGGATACGTCGGTCATGAGGAGGCGGGTCAGCTCACCGAGAAGGTACGCCGGCAGCCGTACAGCGTGCTGCTCTTCGACGAGGTGGAGAAGGCGCACCCTGATGTCTTCCACACCCTGCTGCAGGTGCTCGACGACGGGCGCCTCACGGACTCCCAGGGGCGGACGGTCGACTTCCGCCACTGCGTGGTCATCATGACGTCGAACATCGGCGCCCAGCGGATCCTGGCCCATCACGGCGATGTCTCGGAGATCCGGGACGACCTGAAGAAGGATCTGAGGGCGTACTTCGCGCCCGAGTTCCTCAACCGCATCGACGAAACGATCATCTTCCACGGTCTCGCCGCGGACGATCTCACCCGGATCCTCGACATGCTGCTGCGGCAGAGCGAACGCCGCGTCCGGGCGCAGGGCCTGGAGCTGGAGGTGACGGAGGCGGCGAAGAAGCTGCTCGTCGCCCACGGCCACCAGCCGGAGTTCGGCGCCCGGCCGTTGCGCCGCACGATCCAGGCGGAGCTCGACAACAGGATCGCGGACCTGCTCCTGGGTGGCGAGGCCGACCCCGGCGACACGATCGTCGCGGACGTCGTGAACGACGCCCTGGTGTGCCGGGTGAGCAAGCAGGAGGCCGGTTCGCTCGCCGCGTGACACCCCATAGCCCGCGGGGCACGGAAGTGACGTCTCCCCTTCCGGCCCCGCGGCCCCATGCCGGCGCCTTCCGGCTCGAGGCTCCATACCGGCGCCTTCCGGCCCGAGGCCCCATGCCGGGGCCTTCCGGCTCGAGGCTCCATGCTGTCTCCGTGCTCACTCGCCGCGCAGCGCCTCCGAGATGGTGAGACGCGCGGCGCGGCGGGCGGGGATCAGGGCGCCGATGACGGCGAGCGTGACGCCGGCCAGGGCGAGCAGGGCGAGGGTCGGGGCGGCCCAGACATCGAGGACCGAGCTCGGGAGCGTCACCAGCGCCGCCTCGGCCACCAGCGGTACCACCACCCGATGGGCGACCATGCCGAGCGGTACCCCGATCAGGCCGCCGATCGCTCCGAGCGCCGCCATCGAGGTCACCACCATGGCGATCACCTGACGCGGGGTCATCCCGATCGACTTGAGCATCCCCATGTCCCTTC contains:
- a CDS encoding PHB depolymerase family esterase encodes the protein MRPFRPLRPRAPRRLTALLLFAAATLFPVTTPAAAAPSAAPVPVPGTLQPYTIDAVHSSGVSSGGYMATQLHVAYSGTFSGSAAFASGPYNCAQNTLNLALYACMDTMQNLQLAQLEQTTRNWSAQGLVDPVANLAGDPVYVFSGSNDTTVKRPVADALADYYGRFGARVQYNRSTAAGHAWISPLGPNSCTVTQSPWINNCGIDAERELLGHLLGSVAAPSSDPGGSLIQFDQNAYAPGGAAAPLSLDDKGFVYVPTSCAGGATCSLMVALHGCKQGYGYQGFGTRFIDNAYLNEYADTNDMIVLYPQAVPTATLENPNGCWNWWGYLGDSSYARHGGKQIEAIMGMVRALRGSTPPPVTDRVTLSSVDAQDGYVKAAADGSGPAVGTLEDSSGLALGRGTDGKVNRTLLSFDTSKIPAGKEITRAYLTVNRSSGSGDPWASPAGNKLLVDVTTGCFGSCAVEPADWSAAATAAGGAQIASFSSGSASSTDLSAPALAAIDRSGTTQVRLRFESAQAATAYLFVNQSTPVTLTVEYR
- a CDS encoding ATP-dependent Clp protease ATP-binding subunit — its product is MTMSPLGSFGGPDPFNELLNRFFGMSPAASPPAVQRVPIGRLLTDSARQLLDRATTRAADDGSADLDTEHLLWACTQIDPARSLLAQAGADPDELGKAIAEVLPGESSVPSAEPGLTPAAKRVLLRAYERSQASGVSYIGPEHILGALLDDPNGAAAKVLSGYGTDVDGLRSTADRTARPEGAPAAKPESRTPTLDEYGRDLTEEARAGKLDPVVGRAEEIEQTVEILSRRSKNNPVLIGEPGVGKTAIVEGLAQRIVAGEVPKTLEGKRVIALDLSGLVAGAQYRGQFEERLKNVIDEVKADADSTVLFIDELHTVVGAGATGEGSMDAGNMLKPALARGELHVVGATTIDEYRRYVEKDAALERRFQPVMIPEPSVEETILILEGLRDSYEAHHQVRYSDAALVAASELSDRYVSDRFLPDKAIDLLDQTGARVRLRSLGKSTEVVGREDRLAKLRREKDEAVGAEDFEKANELKQEIARLEGELAGVEERREGVMEVTADDIAEVLSRRTGIPMAQMTQSEKEKLLKLEDALHSRVVGQDEAVTAIAQAVRRNRAGMGDPNRPVGSFLFLGPTGVGKTELAKALAELLFGDESRMVRFDMSEFQEKHTVSRLVGAPPGYVGHEEAGQLTEKVRRQPYSVLLFDEVEKAHPDVFHTLLQVLDDGRLTDSQGRTVDFRHCVVIMTSNIGAQRILAHHGDVSEIRDDLKKDLRAYFAPEFLNRIDETIIFHGLAADDLTRILDMLLRQSERRVRAQGLELEVTEAAKKLLVAHGHQPEFGARPLRRTIQAELDNRIADLLLGGEADPGDTIVADVVNDALVCRVSKQEAGSLAA